In Dyadobacter subterraneus, a single genomic region encodes these proteins:
- a CDS encoding class II fructose-bisphosphate aldolase, with amino-acid sequence MLLTTKQLFDKCYGRYAIPAVNVFFMEEIHGLFAAAQEADAPFIVQTTPFARDYAKADMLLSMIQSAARLYPQTVFAVHVDHGVEEHIWDAIGSGGYSSVMIDASHDNFEKNVARTKEVVNRAHANGISVEAELGVLAGVEDDLTVDAEHSSYTNPQQVVDFVNATGCDSLAIAVGTSHGAYKFSGGQGLQFHILEEIQKRLPGFPLVLHGGSNVSSEVVARINAAGGNLKTDAKGVQEEEILRAIPLGICKINIATDTRLLWTMVNREFFRDHPDEFAPTTPGKIFMEEYKRFMLKKFELLGCVGQADEFLY; translated from the coding sequence ATGCTTTTGACGACCAAACAACTCTTTGATAAATGCTACGGCCGCTACGCAATTCCTGCGGTCAACGTATTTTTCATGGAAGAAATACATGGATTATTTGCCGCAGCGCAAGAAGCGGATGCACCTTTCATCGTGCAAACCACGCCTTTTGCAAGAGATTATGCCAAAGCAGATATGCTGCTTTCTATGATCCAGTCGGCCGCCAGATTATATCCGCAAACGGTTTTTGCTGTTCATGTTGACCACGGCGTTGAAGAGCATATTTGGGATGCCATTGGAAGCGGTGGATACAGTTCGGTGATGATCGATGCATCGCATGATAATTTTGAAAAAAATGTCGCCAGAACGAAGGAAGTTGTGAACAGAGCACATGCGAATGGAATTAGCGTGGAAGCTGAACTTGGTGTTTTGGCGGGTGTCGAGGATGATTTAACTGTGGATGCTGAACATTCTTCATATACCAATCCTCAGCAAGTTGTCGATTTTGTTAATGCCACGGGTTGTGACAGTCTGGCAATTGCCGTTGGGACCAGTCATGGTGCCTATAAATTTTCAGGCGGACAAGGTTTGCAATTCCATATTCTTGAAGAAATTCAAAAACGTTTGCCTGGATTTCCCTTGGTATTACACGGCGGTTCTAACGTAAGCTCAGAGGTTGTTGCGCGAATTAATGCAGCAGGAGGAAATCTTAAAACAGACGCCAAAGGTGTTCAGGAAGAAGAGATTTTGAGAGCAATTCCTTTGGGAATTTGTAAAATTAATATCGCAACCGATACCCGATTATTATGGACGATGGTGAACCGCGAATTTTTCCGGGATCATCCTGACGAATTCGCTCCGACAACACCAGGAAAGATTTTCATGGAAGAATATAAGCGTTTCATGTTAAAGAAATTTGAATTGCTCGGGTGTGTTGGGCAGGCGGATGAGTTTTTGTATTAG
- a CDS encoding sodium/sugar symporter, with protein sequence MKQGLQLLDYVVFFIYFIGVSSYGFWIYKKKSSNESSSTDYFLAEGSLTFWAIGASLIASNISAEHFIGMSGSGFAIGLAIASYEWMAAATLVVVAIFFVPIYLKNKIYTMPQFLRQRYNPVVATTMAVFWLLLYVFVNLTSILYLGALALEVTAGIDFTWAIGALAVFAIIITVGGMKVIGYTDVIQVVVLIAGGLVTTYLAMDLVAKQFGNPNVFSAFGTLKTQAEPHFHMILKKDNPYYKDLPGLSVIIGAMWINNLNYFGCNQYIIQRTLGASLPTARKGLLFAAGLKLIIPIIVVIPGIAAYVLFQNGMFQTEMLDANGIVKPDHAYPVLLDLLPSGLKGMAFAALTAAIVASLAGKANSISTIFTLDIYREYIKPDATEKHLIRVGRYAIWTSMGIAALIAPQLRVLEQAYQFIQEYSSFITPGVFAIFFLGFFWKRTTGNAALVAALLTIPLSTAFKFWYEEIPFLNRMGIIFLILVAVIVVVTLLDPKSKNNPKGLEIERSMFKVSTGFMITSILIFGILGALYSVFW encoded by the coding sequence ATGAAACAAGGCCTGCAGTTGCTTGATTACGTCGTATTTTTCATTTATTTTATTGGTGTTTCGTCTTATGGTTTTTGGATTTATAAAAAGAAATCAAGTAACGAATCAAGTTCTACCGATTACTTTTTAGCAGAAGGTTCATTGACATTCTGGGCCATTGGCGCTTCCTTGATCGCTTCCAATATTTCGGCAGAGCATTTTATTGGCATGTCGGGATCAGGATTTGCAATAGGCCTGGCCATAGCATCTTACGAATGGATGGCAGCCGCCACGCTGGTAGTTGTTGCTATTTTCTTTGTGCCGATTTATTTGAAAAACAAGATTTATACCATGCCGCAGTTTCTACGGCAACGGTATAATCCGGTCGTAGCGACGACGATGGCGGTATTCTGGCTTCTTTTATATGTGTTCGTTAACCTGACTTCAATTCTGTATCTCGGAGCGCTTGCTCTGGAAGTTACAGCCGGAATTGACTTTACCTGGGCAATTGGAGCACTGGCCGTTTTTGCGATCATCATCACTGTAGGCGGAATGAAAGTAATTGGTTATACAGATGTAATTCAAGTAGTTGTACTCATTGCAGGAGGTTTAGTGACAACCTATCTTGCCATGGATCTTGTGGCGAAACAGTTTGGAAATCCAAATGTTTTCAGTGCGTTTGGTACGTTGAAAACGCAGGCCGAACCGCATTTTCATATGATCCTGAAAAAAGACAATCCTTACTATAAAGATCTGCCGGGATTATCTGTAATTATTGGTGCGATGTGGATTAATAACCTGAATTATTTTGGTTGTAACCAATACATTATACAGCGTACACTTGGAGCCAGTCTTCCAACCGCCAGAAAAGGACTTTTGTTTGCTGCCGGTTTGAAACTGATCATTCCTATTATCGTAGTAATTCCGGGAATTGCAGCGTATGTGCTTTTTCAAAACGGAATGTTTCAAACCGAAATGCTAGATGCGAATGGCATTGTAAAACCGGATCACGCTTATCCAGTTTTGCTAGATTTGTTACCATCCGGATTAAAAGGAATGGCCTTTGCGGCTTTGACGGCTGCAATCGTGGCTTCACTTGCCGGAAAAGCAAATAGTATTTCCACGATTTTTACGCTGGATATTTACAGAGAATATATCAAACCTGATGCCACAGAAAAGCACCTGATCCGTGTTGGTCGTTATGCTATATGGACTTCCATGGGTATCGCAGCTTTAATCGCTCCGCAACTTCGGGTTCTGGAACAAGCGTATCAGTTTATTCAGGAATATTCAAGTTTCATCACCCCGGGGGTTTTTGCGATTTTCTTTCTGGGTTTTTTCTGGAAAAGAACGACTGGAAATGCAGCTTTGGTAGCGGCTCTTTTAACAATTCCACTTTCAACAGCCTTTAAATTCTGGTATGAAGAAATTCCGTTTTTGAACCGTATGGGAATAATCTTTTTGATTCTAGTTGCTGTGATTGTCGTGGTAACATTACTTGATCCGAAAAGTAAGAATAATCCGAAAGGACTTGAAATTGAACGTTCCATGTTCAAAGTCAGCACCGGATTTATGATCACCTCGATCCTGATTTTTGGTATTCTTGGCGCTCTTTACAGTGTGTTTTGGTAA
- the iolG gene encoding inositol 2-dehydrogenase, translating into MSKKLKIGVIGLGRIGQIHLSNLLHHIPGAEVVIASDLSPESHAFAKNLGVEEVTTDAYDVINHPDVEAVIICSPTPFHVPYTVAAANQKKHVFCEKPLDVTLDAIYAAQKAVSDNGVKLMLGFNRRFDANFANVRHIVADDKIGDPQILRITSRDPGPPPIEYLKTSGGIFLDMSIHDFDMARYIVGSEVTEVFVKGDALINPEIKEFGDIDTAVIVLTFENGAIGVIDNSRKAVYGYDQRLEIFGSKGMAKAENNTADNLVHFDSNGGHISLPLHFFLERYETAYRVCLKSFVNCVLNDTPSPVDAHDGLMATAIGIAAMKSLQEGRPVKLEEVISHTLV; encoded by the coding sequence ATGTCAAAGAAATTAAAAATCGGGGTGATTGGATTGGGGCGTATCGGGCAGATACACCTGAGCAATCTGCTGCATCACATACCTGGTGCGGAAGTAGTTATTGCGTCGGATCTTTCGCCGGAATCGCACGCTTTTGCTAAGAATCTGGGGGTGGAAGAGGTGACGACAGATGCCTATGACGTTATCAATCATCCGGATGTAGAGGCGGTTATCATCTGCTCTCCTACTCCTTTTCACGTCCCTTACACGGTTGCAGCAGCGAATCAGAAAAAACACGTTTTTTGTGAAAAGCCATTGGATGTAACTCTGGATGCGATTTACGCAGCGCAAAAAGCGGTTAGCGACAATGGCGTTAAATTAATGCTTGGTTTCAACCGTCGTTTTGATGCAAACTTTGCAAATGTTCGTCATATCGTGGCTGACGATAAAATTGGTGATCCGCAGATACTGCGTATCACAAGCCGTGACCCGGGACCACCTCCTATCGAATACTTGAAAACTTCAGGCGGCATTTTCCTTGATATGTCGATCCATGATTTTGACATGGCGCGTTATATTGTAGGCTCAGAAGTAACCGAAGTTTTTGTAAAAGGCGACGCCTTGATTAATCCGGAAATTAAAGAATTCGGAGATATTGATACGGCGGTGATTGTACTGACTTTTGAAAACGGAGCGATTGGTGTGATTGATAACAGCCGAAAAGCAGTCTATGGCTACGATCAGCGACTAGAAATTTTTGGCTCAAAAGGAATGGCCAAAGCTGAGAATAACACTGCTGATAATCTGGTACATTTCGACAGCAATGGCGGTCATATCTCACTTCCGTTGCATTTTTTCCTGGAAAGATATGAAACGGCTTATCGTGTTTGTCTGAAATCATTTGTTAATTGTGTGCTCAATGACACTCCTTCCCCTGTTGACGCGCATGACGGATTGATGGCTACGGCAATTGGAATTGCGGCCATGAAATCGCTGCAAGAAGGAAGGCCGGTGAAGTTGGAAGAAGTTATTAGTCATACATTGGTGTAA